The Plasmodium knowlesi strain H genome assembly, chromosome: 14 genome has a segment encoding these proteins:
- a CDS encoding KIR protein, which yields MSEVDKCWEKWSVKSRYKELEDAGTNGGSCHGCYASRKSELQAAMQEYRISDSEVQKMMNAWCYVNRKTENDRSKYCNLFYYWLGNLILNTPNNDISVLKVAMGTIYHKLQQWIKINECTEWPKVKKEEFYNLKRQYDFKEDYKSLDTKIETSSEPCLKEYKKYLEGVSATHISTQSTCQRRDKQRDPYCTAWNGMWNTQGSLQGEKLNELSSKVTSKLQGSVTGETTPQERTELSNSAEGDTSAEVREDSNSSQMGEESAASGTVVRGPGGQGEFLSRAGPDRGDGYSDHGNTVSSLNGTTSPENNNTTTTIPTTTIISSVIPLVGLPTIAFLLYKYTSIFSPKNNSTNRGRRFDQPDLNTFMDSSTENSTLQSTLYSTYDSTRSSSYNSTYDSTNFSGGNITDSATEHSGEYSTTVSGPESTYEYRDGNSTIYNRQPRKVRTKGNTQGRKNIGYHRM from the exons aTGTCAGAAGTG GATAAATGTTGGGAAAAATGGAGTGTAAAATCCCGATATAAAGAACTTGAGGATGCAGGGACGAACGGGGGCAGTTGTCATGGTTGCTATGCCTCCAGGAAAAGCGAATTACAGGCTGCAATGCAGGAATATAGGATATCGGACAGTGAAGTTcagaaaatgatgaatgCCTGGTGTTATGTAAATAGGAAAACCGAAAATGATAGATCTAAGTATTGTAACCTCTTTTATTATTGGCTCGGGAATTTAATTCTGAACACACCGAATAATGATATATCTGTTCTGAAAGTTGCTATGGGAACAATTTACCATAAACTGCAGCaatggataaaaataaacgaatgCACGGAGTGGccaaaggtgaaaaaagaagaattctATAACTTGAAGAGGCAGTACGATTTTAAAGAAGACTATAAGTCACTGGACACAAAAATAGAGACATCGAGTGAACCATGCTTGAAGGAATACAAGAAGTACCTGGAGGGAGTTTCTGCTACCCATATCAGTACGCAGAGTACATGTCAACGTCGGGACAAGCAGAGGGACCCATACTGTACCGCATGGAATGGAATGTGGAATACTCAAGGGAGTTTACAAGGGGAGAAATTGAATGAACTCTCATCAAAAGTAACAAGCAAATTACAGGGATCAGTAACTGGGGAGACCACTCCGCAGGAACGAACAGAATTGTCCAATTCTGCCGAAg GTGATACAAGTGCAGAAGTGCGGGAGGATTCGAATAGTTCCCAAATGGGTGAAGAGTCAGCTGCATCAGGAACAGTAGTAAGAGGGCCAGGGGGACAGGGGGAATTTTTATCCAGGGCTGGTCCTGATCGTGGGGATGGATATAGTGATCACGGAAATACAGTATCTTCCCTTAATGGTACCACTTCCCCGGAAAACAACAACACCACTACCACCATTCCTACCACCACCATTATATCCTCAGTAATTCCTCTTGTAGGACTACCTACAATcgcattccttctttacaaG TACACTTCCATATTTTCCcctaaaaataattccactAACAGGGGGAGAAGGTTTGACCAACCAGATTTAAACACATTTATGGATAGTTCAACAGAGAACTCAACATTACAGTCAACATTATACTCAACATACGACTCAACACGGAGTTCGTCCTACAACTCGACATACGATTCAACGAATTTTTCGGGGGGCAACATAACGGACAGTGCAACAGAGCATTCAGGAGAATACTCAACAACTGTTTCAGGACCTGAATCAACGTACGAGTACAGAGATGGGAATTCTACTATATATAACAGACAACCCAGAAAAGtaagaacaaaaggaaatacgcagggaagaaagaatatagGTTATCATCGTATGTAA
- a CDS encoding duffy binding protein beta gives MEGKKKRPLFFLLVLLLSHKANNVLFERMKGILLLECENEYVKNENGYKLATGHHYMDNDQIERWLQGTDRSRRVKIEENVKYKYNVEELNTKYEQTKGKRINRILKESTYEAQNVADNNYIDDKANGEYKTDNKTNKGEGARNMVMLDYDISGSGHPDGIIDNVVELGTEDEGNFLENSSKGGDHPYRMNRKERMCSGVINQTFLQKNVMRRCNNKRKRGARDWDCPTKKDVCIPDRRYQLCMKELTNLVNNTKTHSHNDITFLKLNLKEKLTYDAAVEGDLLLKKYNNVYSEDLCKDIKWSLEDFGDIIMGTDMEGIGYSQVVENNLRSIFGTGTSAQLDRKKWWNDHKKYIWEATILSVKKKLNGYSAWNCKEDVQINVEPQIYRWIREWGMDYMSELPKEQRKIKEKCDRKLYYTNLRICTMSPCNDSCKLYDQWITRKKKQWDVLSTKFSSVKKGQIIETENITTAYDILKQELNGFNEVMFENEINKRDNVYIDICLCAADEPNKNTQEHLKKLKSAPKLETQRSHSTIQPMSSSGAEKVQGDLAHGNINDAAYKSTTDEAAKGDGQNGNQTVAESNIKGTDNIENEAAKNVDTYKFVTERSADTRGATDITETGEEKLNTSYSGSSEITVKENIPGDGIVKDVSAAVENSENPLETKHKIFEPSKDNSDNSENSGSMEFKATSSNPITEAVESSSAEGQVQEDSAHRSVNTGRDNSTISAATSDDGLSSGDKRVESLTSIENADDGGDPVQGSLWNLLNDPSVGAGGGKSHIKTEENEGSQAEIDGKNVDIAEQRTATITEVQPERPDLSDTDNGNVPRSGNKQNEGATALSGAESLESNESVHKTIDNTTHGLENKNGGNEKDFQKHDFMNNDMLNDQTSSDQTSSDQTSSNQTSSDQTSSNQTSSDQTSSDQISSDQTSSDQTSSNQTSSDQTIDTEEHHRDNVRNPEIKSSEDMSKGDFMRNSNSNELYSHNNLNNRKLNIDQYEHRDVKATREKIILMSEVNKCNNRASLKYCNTIEDRMLSSTCSRERSKNLCCSISDFCLNYFELYSYEFYNCMKKEFEDSSYECFTKGSSTGIVYFATGGAFLIILLLFVSKNVASNDSYSYEEEATFDEFVEYSDDIHRTPLMPDDIEHMLQLSPLDYS, from the exons atggaaggaaaaaaaaaacgccctttattttttctcctagtTTTATTATTGTCACACAAG gCGAATAATGTATTATTCGAACGAATGAAGGGAATCCTTTTACTAGAATGCGAAAATGAAtacgtgaaaaatgaaaatggttATAAATTAGCTACAGGACATCATTATATGGACAATGATCAAATAGAACGATGGTTACAAGGAACTGATAGAAGCAGAAGAGTGAAGATtgaggaaaatgtaaaatataaatataacgTAGAGGAACTAAAtacaaaatatgaacaaacgaaaggaaaaagaattaatCGCATTTTGAAGGAATCCACTTACGAGGCGCAAAATGTTGCAGACAACAATTATATAGATGATAAAGCAAATGGAGAATATAAAACTGATAATAAAACTAATAAGGGGGAAGGTGCAAGGAATATGGTCATGTTGGATTATGATATATCTGGCAGTGGCCACCCAGATGGGATCATTGATAATGTTGTTGAATTGGGAACTGAGGATGAGGGGAATTTTCTTGAAAATTCCTCAAAAGGCGGTGACCATCCTTATCGTATGAAtcggaaggaaagaatgtgtAGTGGTGTTATTAATCAAACTTTTCTTCAGAAGAATGTAATGAGGAGGTGTAATAATAAGAGAAAACGCGGGGCAAGAGATTGGGACTGTCCAACTAAGAAGGATGTTTGTATACCAGATCGAAGATATCAATTATGTATGAAGGAACTTACGAATTTGGTAAATAATACAAAGACACATTCTCATAATGATATAACATTTCTGAAATTAAATTTGAAAGAGAAACTTACTTATGATGCTGCTGTGGAGGGCGATTTATTATTAAAGAAGTATAACAACGTATATAGCGAAGACTTATGTAAGGATATTAAATGGAGTTTGGAGGATTTTGGAGATATAATTATGGGAACTGATATGGAAGGTATTGGGTATTCCCAAGTAGTGGAAAATAATTTGCGCAGCATCTTTGGAACTGGTACAAGTGCCCAACTGGATCGTAAGAAATGGTGGAAtgatcataaaaaatatatttgggAAGCAACGATTTTatcagttaaaaaaaaattaaatgggTATTCTGCATGGAATTGTAAAGAAGATGTTCAGATAAACGTGGAACCACAGATATATAGATGGATTCGAGAATGGGGAATGGATTATATGTCAGAATTACCCAAAGAACaacggaaaataaaagaaaaatgcgaTAGGAAATTATACTATACTAATTTAAGAATATGTACGATGTCTCCATGCAATGATTCCTGTAAATTATATGATCAATGGataacaaggaaaaaaaaacagtgggATGTTTTGTCAACAAAATTTTCaagtgtaaaaaaggggcaaatAATCGAGACGGAAAATATCACAACAGCATATGATATACTAAAACAGGAATTAAATGGATTTAATGAAGTGATGTTTGAGAATGAAATTAACAAACGTGATAATGTCTATATTGATATATGCCTTTGTGCCGCTGATGAGCCTAACAAAAATACTCAGGAACACTTGAAAAAGTTAAAGAGTGCTCCTAAATTAGAGACACAGAGATCGCATTCCACCATTCAACCTATGAGCAGTAGTGGGGCAGAGAAGGTTCAAGGGGATTTGGCGCATGGGAATATTAACGATGCGGCATATAAGTCTACCACAGATGAAGCTGCTAAGGGGGATggtcaaaatggaaatcagACAGTTGCAGAAAGCAACATAAAGGGAACTGATAATATTGAAAATGAGGCTGCCAAAAATGTTGATACGTATAAATTCGTAACTGAAAGGAGTGCTGACACTAGGGGCGCTACAGATATTACAGAAACGGGGGAGGAGAAATTGAACACATCATATAGTGGATCTTCTGAGATTACCGTTAAGGAAAACATCCCAGGTGATGGTATTGTTAAGGATGTATCTGCAGCTGTAGAAAATAGTGAAAACCCATTGGAAACGAAGCATAAAATTTTTGAGCCTTCCAAAGATAACAGTGATAACAGTGAAAACAGTGGATCCATGGAATTTAAGGCAACCAGTTCGAATCCGATAACTGAGGCTGTAGAAAGTAGTAGCGCGGAGGGGCAGGTTCAGGAGGATTCTGCACACAGAAGTGTTAACACTGGCAGGGATAACTCTACAATAAGTGCAGCTACTTCCGATGATGGCCTTTCCTCTGGTGATAAACGTGTTGAAAGTCTTACTTCCATTGAGAATGCTGATGATGGCGGTGATCCTGTGCAAGGTTCTTTATGGAACCTGCTGAATGATCCATCAGTTGGTgctggaggaggaaaatctCACATTAAAACAGAGGAGAATGAAGGAAGCCAGGCTGAAatagatggaaaaaatgtagacatTGCCGAACAGAGAACTGCGACCATCACTGAAGTGCAGCCTGAGCGACCTGATCTTTCTGATACTGATAATGGTAATGTTCCTCGATCTGGCAATAAGCAAAATGAGGGTGCAACTGCGTTGAGTGGAGCTGAAAGTTTGGAATCAAACGAAAGTGTACATAAAACTATTGATAATACAACTCACGGtttagaaaataaaaatggaggaaacgAAAAGGATTTTCAAAAGCATGATTTTATGAATAATGACATGTTGAATGATCAAACAAGTTCAGATCAAACAAGTTCTGATCAAACAAGTTCAAATCAAACAAGTTCTGATCAAACAAGTTCAAATCAAACAAGTTCTGATCAAACAAGTTCTGATCAAATAAGTTCAGACCAAACAAGTTCAGATCAAACAAGTTCAAATCAAACAAGTTCTGATCAAACTATAGATACAGAAGAACATCACAGGGATAATGTCAGAAATCCTGAAATAAAGAGTTCGGAAGATATGAGTAAAGGGGATTTTATGAGAAATTCAAATAGTAACGAGTTATATAGTCATAATAATTTGAATAATCGTAAATTAAATATAGACCAATACGAACACAGAGATGTCAAAGcaacaagggaaaaaattatccttaTGTCTGAAGTAAACAAATGCAATAATAGGGCATCCTTAAAATACTGTAACACTATAGAAGACAGAATGTTATCGAGCACTTGTTCAAGGGAGAGGAGTAAAAATTTATGTTGTTCAATATCGGATTTTTGTTTGAATTATTTTGAGCTCTATTCTTATGAATTTTATAATTgcatgaaaaaggaatttgaAGATTCATCATACGAGTGCTTTACAAAAGGAAGCTCCACAG GCATAGTTTATTTTGCCACGGGGGGAGCGTTTCTGATAATACTGCTACTATTTGTCTCAAAGAATGTTGCCTCGAATGA TTCGTACAGTTATGAAGAGGAAGCTACATTTGATGAGTTCGTGGAATACTCTGATGATATTCACAGAACCCCTCTAATGCCTGACG aTATTGAGCACATGCTACAATTATCCCCCCTGGATTATTCATAA